One genomic window of Quercus lobata isolate SW786 chromosome 9, ValleyOak3.0 Primary Assembly, whole genome shotgun sequence includes the following:
- the LOC115962324 gene encoding DNA-binding protein HEXBP: MVSKRQRLAKKRYREEHPDQFPKPEPTPPKDPDKKKKTMSKFKRKKSESSASKDPNKPFRKGFTKHPLRVPGMKPGESCYICKAKEHIAKHCPEKAQWEKNKICLLCRHRGHSVKNCPNKNDETMEKKFCYNCGESGHSLVQCSQPLQEGGTKFANCFICNERGHLSKDCPQNTRGIYPKGGCCKICGGVTHLAKDCPNKGYRGSVAAAGAGYTSYVNEERPRGQVIKFASGDDLEDDFFTDDKHGGNKDGSESKVGSASNSKESCVKPKKKQGPSIVNFVD, translated from the exons ATGGTGAGCAAAAGACAGAGACTAGCTAAGAAGAGGTACAGAGAAGAACACCCAGACCAGTTCCCAAAGCCTGAGCCAACGCCCCCTAAAGACCcagacaagaagaagaaaacgatgAGCAAGTTCAAGCGCAAAAAGTCTGAATCCAGTGCTTCCAAAGACCCAAACAAACCCTTCAGAAAAGGGTTTACGAAACACCCACTAAGAGTCCCTGGGATGAAGCCTGGTGAAAGCTGTTATATTTGCAAAGCTAAAGAACATATTGCCAAGCACTGCCCTGAGAAAGCTCAATGGGAAAAGAACAag ATATGCTTGCTTTGTCGGCATCGAGGGCATAGTGTCAAGAATTGCCCTAACAAGAATGATGAGACAATGGAGAAGAAGTTCTGCTATAATTGTGGGGAATCCGGGCATTCGCTTGTTCAGTGCTCCCAACCTCTTCAAGAAG GAGGAACTAAGTTTGCCAACTGCTTTATATGTAATGAACGTGGACACTTGAGCAAGGATTGTCCTCAAAATACTCGTGGAATCTATCCAAAG GGTGGTTGTTGTAAAATATGTGGTGGTGTAACACATTTGGCAAAAGATTGTCCTAACAAAGGATACAGAGGTTCTGTAGCTGCTGCTGGAGCTGGTTACACAT CATATGTTAATGAAGAGAGGCCAAGAGGGCAAGTGATCAAATTTGCTAGCGGTGATGATCTTGAGGATGATTTCTTTACTGATGACAAACATGGTGGTAACAAAGATGGGTCCGAGTCAAAAGTTGGTTCGGCTTCTAATTCCAAAGAAAGTTGTGTAAAACCAAAGAAGAAACAGGGGCCCAGTATTGTGAATTTTGTGGAttga
- the LOC115962325 gene encoding actin-depolymerizing factor 7, with amino-acid sequence MANAVSGMAVHDECKLKFVELKAKRNYRFIIFKIEDQEVVVERLGNPDETYEEFTESLPANECRYAVYDFDFITDENCQKSKIFFIAWSPDTSKVRSKMVYASSKDRFKRELDGIQVELQATDPSEMSLDIIKGRAL; translated from the exons ATG GCGAATGCGGTATCTGGAATGGCTGTGCATGATGAATGCAAACTGAAGTTCGTGGAGTTAAAAGCGAAGAGGAATTACCGGTTCATTATTTTCAAGATTGAGGATCAAGAAGTGGTGGTGGAGAGACTGGGAAACCCAGATGAAACCTATGAGGAGTTTACTGAGTCTCTGCCTGCCAATGAGTGCCGCTATGCTGTCTATGATTTTGATTTCATCACTGATGAGAACTGCCAGAAAAGCAAGATTTTTTTCATTGCATG GTCACCTGATACATCAAAGGTGAGAAGTAAGATGGTCTATGCTAGCTCCAAGGATAGATTCAAGAGGGAACTGGATGGCATTCAAGTCGAGTTGCAAGCAACAGATCCTAGTGAAATGAGCCTTGACATTATAAAAGGGCGAGCACTTTAA
- the LOC115961263 gene encoding receptor-like protein EIX2, with the protein MNLSSNSVIDLSSNHFNGSLPYVSSNVTVLDLSNNSFSRSISHFLCYKMNEPKQMQLLNLGKNHLSGKIPNCWMKWNNLMLLNLGINNFTGNIPTSLGSLTLLNSLHLHKNKLSGKLPSSLQNCDNLMTIDVAENEFVGSIPSWIGHKCSNLMILSLRSNNFLGHIPAELCALTSLQIMDLSCNKLSGSVPRFVKNFSAMATKDTSNDAMVFYPSTFYYGESFPLESALLVIKGQILEYSTILRLVKSIDLSMNGLSGEIPIEVTTLQGLQSLNFSYNLLIGSIPENIGTMGSLESIDFSVNQLSSQIPSSMSSLTF; encoded by the coding sequence ATGAATTTGTCTTCTAATTCTGTGATTGATCTGAGTTCGAACCATTTCAATGGTTCGTTACCTTATGTATCCTCTAATGTGACTGTGCTAGATCTTTCTAACAATTCATTTTCTAGATCTATTTCTCACTTTTTGTGTTACAAGATGAATGAGCCCAAACAAATGCAACTTCTCAATCTTGGAAAAAATCATTTATCTGGAAAAATACCTAATTGTTGGATGAAGTGGAACAACTTGATGCTCCTAAATTTAGGAATCAACAATTTCACTGGCAACATTCCAACATCCCTTGGATCTTTGACTCTTCTTAATTCTTTGCACctacacaaaaacaaattgtcTGGAAAATTACCATCATCTTTGCAAAATTGTGACAATTTGATGACCATTGATGTTGCTGAAAATGAGTTTGTTGGAAGCATACCTTCATGGATAGGCCATAAATGTTCAAACTTGATGATTCTTAGCCTTCGCTCAAATAATTTTCTTGGTCACATACCGGCAGAACTTTGTGCTTTAACTTCACTCCAAATCATGGACCTTTCATGTAATAAGCTATCTGGAAGCGTACCGagatttgttaaaaattttagtgccATGGCCACAAAAGATACTTCAAATGACGCCATGGTTTTTTATCCCTCAACGTTTTATTATGGTGAATCATTCCCTCTTGAAAGTGCATTGCTTGTGATAAAAGGGCAGATTCTTGAGTATAGTACCATTCTCCGATTGGTAAAAAGTATAGACCTTTCAATGAACGGTTTATCAGGAGAGATACCCATAGAAGTGACCACTCTCCAAGGATTAcaatcattaaatttttcatataatcTCTTGATTGGAAGTATTCCAGAGAATATAGGTACTATGGGATCACTAGAATCTATTGATTTCTCTGTGAACCAACTTTCAAGTCAAATTCCCTCAAGCATGTCAAGTTTGACATTTTAA